In one window of Gudongella oleilytica DNA:
- a CDS encoding sensor histidine kinase, with protein sequence MEKKQMDRNILNGLKALLIFSISSITSVGINYLGVGKESILLVFLLGVLFSTVLTSSYLWGIVSSIASIMLVNFLFTEPRFTFVISNSNDIILLVFFLITAGVSGKITSRLQKQIELTEKNERTTLILYKIASGFLPISGTKSIVKRGASFVKEYTGHECVVELADESAITELSDDELLCCSFDIISNTGKLGRIIVYGFEKAEDSQAEIIIQSIAMQMGIALEREQLYTEREKIKVAMEREQLRATLLRSVSHDLRSPLTALSGAGELLYENYYNLSDEERRHLAGDISEEITWLTNLVENILNMTRINDSQLLLKKEEEVIDDVISEAVNHIKRFMRDRVLTVKLPEEVISVPMDGKLIVQVIVNLLENAVRHTPPEAEISLEANISEGYLVVSVSDTGEGIDKSIQNRLFEKFVTLDTGITDSKRGIGLGLAICKAIISAHMGDIRVEPNTPKGSRFVFRLPLEG encoded by the coding sequence ATGGAGAAGAAACAAATGGACAGAAATATCCTAAACGGTCTTAAGGCACTCCTGATATTCTCAATATCCTCTATTACTTCTGTCGGCATCAACTACCTTGGGGTAGGCAAAGAAAGTATTCTATTGGTTTTTTTACTTGGAGTTTTATTTTCGACAGTTTTAACCAGCAGCTATTTATGGGGGATAGTATCATCTATAGCTAGCATTATGCTGGTCAATTTTCTTTTTACAGAGCCAAGATTTACATTTGTAATTTCAAACAGTAATGACATTATCCTTTTAGTATTTTTCCTTATAACCGCTGGAGTTTCTGGCAAGATAACATCCAGGCTCCAGAAGCAGATCGAGCTGACGGAAAAGAACGAGAGAACTACGCTGATACTGTATAAGATAGCTTCAGGATTTTTACCTATAAGCGGTACGAAAAGCATTGTTAAAAGAGGTGCATCTTTTGTTAAAGAGTATACCGGTCATGAATGCGTTGTGGAGCTGGCAGACGAATCAGCAATCACTGAACTATCAGATGATGAACTGCTATGCTGCAGCTTTGATATAATAAGTAATACAGGTAAACTGGGAAGAATAATTGTATATGGGTTCGAGAAAGCTGAAGATAGTCAAGCGGAGATCATCATCCAGTCCATTGCAATGCAAATGGGAATTGCACTTGAAAGAGAACAGCTTTATACTGAAAGGGAAAAGATCAAGGTAGCGATGGAAAGAGAGCAGCTTAGGGCTACTCTTCTCAGGTCCGTATCTCACGATCTTCGGAGTCCTTTGACGGCTTTATCTGGTGCAGGGGAGCTGTTGTACGAAAATTACTATAACCTCTCTGATGAAGAAAGAAGACACCTTGCAGGAGACATCAGCGAGGAGATAACCTGGCTGACAAATCTTGTGGAGAATATACTGAATATGACAAGGATCAATGACTCACAATTGTTGCTGAAAAAAGAAGAGGAAGTAATCGACGACGTAATAAGTGAAGCGGTCAATCACATAAAGAGGTTCATGAGAGACAGAGTACTTACAGTTAAGCTTCCTGAAGAAGTGATCTCAGTCCCTATGGATGGGAAACTCATAGTGCAGGTAATAGTAAATCTATTGGAGAATGCAGTAAGACATACACCTCCTGAAGCTGAGATATCTTTGGAGGCTAATATATCAGAGGGTTATCTTGTAGTTTCCGTTTCCGATACAGGAGAGGGTATAGATAAAAGCATCCAGAACAGGCTTTTTGAGAAGTTTGTAACACTGGATACTGGAATTACGGACAGTAAACGTGGAATTGGATTAGGCTTGGCAATTTGCAAAGCAATAATAAGTGCACATATGGGGGATATTCGCGTCGAACCAAACACACCTAAGGGTAGCAGGTTCGTATTCCGATTGCCTTTGGAGGGGTAG
- a CDS encoding potassium channel family protein, whose translation MKSILVIGLGRFGRHLAIKLTELGNEVMVVDTNEDAVDKITGIVTRAHIGDCMDEDVLRSLGVSNFDICFVCISNNFQSSLEITSLLKDLGAPYVVSKTDRDIHAKFLLKIGADDVIYPERDMAQRAAVKYSSNLALDYIELTPEYAISEMFVPEEWIGKTIKELDVRMNHNINIIGYKNNNHVTPIVNAGYKFNGDEHILIAGSKKDILLLVEGN comes from the coding sequence ATGAAGTCAATTCTTGTGATCGGACTTGGAAGATTTGGAAGACATCTTGCAATAAAACTTACTGAATTGGGAAATGAAGTAATGGTAGTTGATACCAATGAAGATGCAGTCGACAAAATAACAGGAATAGTAACCAGGGCACACATTGGAGACTGTATGGACGAAGATGTATTGAGGTCATTGGGTGTAAGCAATTTTGATATATGCTTTGTATGCATTAGCAATAACTTTCAATCATCACTGGAGATAACCTCCCTACTAAAGGACTTGGGGGCACCTTATGTGGTTTCAAAAACAGACAGGGACATCCATGCTAAATTCCTGCTGAAAATTGGTGCAGATGATGTCATTTATCCGGAGAGGGATATGGCTCAGAGAGCAGCTGTCAAGTACAGCTCCAATTTGGCTCTTGACTATATAGAGCTTACACCGGAGTATGCTATCTCAGAAATGTTTGTACCGGAGGAATGGATCGGGAAGACGATCAAAGAACTGGATGTAAGGATGAATCACAATATAAATATTATTGGCTACAAGAACAACAACCATGTGACTCCAATCGTTAATGCAGGGTATAAATTCAATGGCGATGAACATATTCTCATAGCCGGAAGTAAAAAGGATATCCTGCTTCTTGTGGAAGGAAATTAG
- a CDS encoding TrkH family potassium uptake protein encodes MLKGIRLGAKQTLAVGFIVIILSGALLLMLPISNKSGDSIHFLDALFTSTSATCVTGLVVFDTWSQFTFFGQLVILILIQTGGLGFMTIAILFSMVLGKRIGLRERSFLMEAVNSMQISGVVRLVKHILIGTLMFEALGAVLLSSRFYGEFGLWESIWFGIFHSVSAFCNAGFDLMGRIEPYTSLVPFQSDPVVNLTIMGLIVIGGIGFVVWDDLFRNKLDHKNYSLHTKIVLISTAALIAVSTIIFFMIESEASMKGMDFGERLLASFFQSITPRTAGFNTIDTAALSEAGSLYTMFLMIIGASPGSTAGGIKITTFVIIGLSLITYFRKFDDVNVFNRRLDPAIVRRAFFSATFYLFLMLAGTFIIVSSQTILIEDALFEASSAIGTVGLTKGVTQSLSGISKLVIIALMYSGRLGSLTVFMAVNEKRCIRKLRNPEDKIIIG; translated from the coding sequence ATGCTTAAAGGTATAAGACTTGGTGCTAAGCAAACATTGGCGGTCGGATTTATAGTGATCATATTAAGCGGAGCACTTTTATTGATGCTGCCAATATCTAACAAATCCGGAGACTCAATTCATTTCCTGGATGCGCTGTTTACATCTACTTCTGCGACATGTGTAACAGGGCTGGTAGTCTTTGATACCTGGAGCCAGTTTACATTTTTTGGACAGCTTGTAATACTAATATTGATTCAAACAGGTGGCCTGGGATTTATGACTATTGCCATATTGTTTTCCATGGTTCTGGGTAAACGGATAGGTTTGAGAGAGAGGTCCTTTCTCATGGAGGCTGTGAATTCCATGCAAATAAGCGGTGTAGTCAGACTTGTAAAGCACATCCTGATCGGGACTCTGATGTTCGAAGCTCTTGGAGCTGTGCTGTTAAGCTCAAGATTTTACGGGGAGTTCGGTTTGTGGGAATCGATCTGGTTTGGTATTTTTCATTCAGTCTCTGCATTTTGTAACGCAGGCTTTGACTTGATGGGCAGGATCGAGCCTTACACATCCCTTGTACCCTTCCAGTCAGATCCTGTTGTCAATCTTACAATTATGGGGCTGATCGTTATAGGTGGTATAGGCTTTGTCGTTTGGGATGATTTGTTCCGAAACAAGCTTGACCACAAAAATTATAGTCTGCACACAAAAATAGTCTTGATTTCGACAGCAGCATTGATTGCAGTGTCCACCATAATATTTTTTATGATAGAGTCGGAGGCTTCAATGAAAGGGATGGATTTTGGGGAAAGGCTATTAGCGTCATTTTTTCAATCTATAACTCCAAGAACAGCCGGATTCAATACGATAGATACTGCAGCTCTAAGCGAAGCGGGATCTCTTTACACAATGTTTCTGATGATAATTGGAGCCAGCCCGGGTTCAACTGCAGGAGGGATAAAGATAACTACCTTCGTAATCATAGGACTATCCTTAATAACCTACTTCAGGAAATTCGATGACGTAAATGTATTTAACAGAAGACTTGATCCTGCAATCGTCAGACGAGCTTTCTTCAGTGCTACATTCTATTTATTTCTTATGTTGGCAGGAACCTTCATCATAGTAAGCTCCCAAACCATTCTAATTGAGGACGCACTCTTTGAAGCCTCATCAGCAATAGGAACAGTAGGACTGACAAAGGGAGTGACGCAGAGTCTGTCGGGTATATCCAAGCTGGTGATCATAGCATTGATGTATAGCGGTAGACTGGGCAGCCTTACAGTGTTTATGGCAGTAAATGAGAAAAGATGCATCAGGAAGCTTAGAAATCCTGAGGATAAAATAATAATTGGGTAG
- a CDS encoding NAD-binding protein produces the protein MELILTIIMLILMAAGYILMDRLDTFLASDKVMKVSNQDETQSILVYKGDTDVSMLLETVDINDKSLVFANDYEDYELRGCKAIVAISDNDADNLMLCVKAKHTKAGITTIARCNNNLNLEIFREAGVTKIVTTMTMMDSIRQLLKESGKNA, from the coding sequence ATGGAATTGATTCTGACAATTATAATGCTGATTCTTATGGCTGCAGGCTATATCCTCATGGATAGGCTTGATACCTTTTTAGCCAGTGATAAAGTTATGAAGGTTTCCAATCAGGATGAAACTCAATCAATCCTTGTTTATAAAGGCGATACTGATGTTTCGATGCTCTTGGAAACGGTAGATATTAATGATAAAAGCCTGGTATTTGCCAATGACTACGAGGATTATGAGTTAAGAGGGTGCAAAGCAATAGTTGCAATTTCTGATAATGACGCAGATAACCTAATGCTGTGTGTTAAGGCGAAGCATACGAAAGCTGGAATCACTACCATAGCAAGATGCAACAACAATTTGAACCTTGAGATTTTCAGAGAAGCTGGAGTAACAAAGATCGTAACAACCATGACAATGATGGACTCAATTAGACAATTACTTAAGGAAAGTGGTAAAAATGCTTAA
- the proC gene encoding pyrroline-5-carboxylate reductase has protein sequence MILGFIGCGNMGEAMLSGALSSGWISPEKVIVHTKTVSRTEDLKEKYGIVTSKSNADVAREADFIILAVKPIVYESVISEIKYKIKDGAIVLGIAPAYSISKLEKLIDNQHVKIAKSIPNTPALVGKGIAGISFSGNMDDTDKDIVFSFFNSFGEGIEIREELMAAVGTLSGSGPAFVYMFIEAMAQAGIKLGVPAKDAYRFAAATVEGSAAMVSKTEKHPAKLRDEVCSPGGTTIEGVAALEKSGLNGIVIDAVEASVTKFLRMQSEAGK, from the coding sequence ATGATTCTGGGATTTATTGGATGCGGTAATATGGGTGAGGCTATGCTTTCCGGAGCTTTATCATCAGGATGGATCAGTCCGGAAAAGGTGATTGTTCATACAAAGACGGTATCCAGGACGGAAGATCTGAAGGAGAAGTATGGTATTGTAACCTCGAAGAGCAATGCAGATGTTGCAAGGGAAGCTGACTTTATTATCCTTGCAGTAAAACCGATAGTGTACGAAAGTGTGATATCGGAGATAAAGTATAAGATCAAGGATGGAGCTATAGTTCTTGGAATAGCACCGGCATATAGTATATCAAAGCTGGAAAAACTTATAGACAACCAACATGTAAAGATAGCAAAATCAATTCCTAACACACCTGCATTGGTGGGAAAGGGAATTGCAGGAATAAGCTTTTCGGGCAATATGGACGACACTGATAAGGATATAGTTTTTAGCTTCTTTAACAGCTTTGGGGAAGGGATCGAGATCAGGGAGGAGCTTATGGCAGCTGTCGGTACTCTTAGCGGTTCAGGACCAGCCTTTGTGTACATGTTCATCGAAGCCATGGCGCAAGCTGGGATCAAGTTGGGCGTACCCGCTAAGGATGCATACAGGTTTGCAGCTGCTACTGTAGAGGGCTCAGCCGCAATGGTCAGTAAAACTGAAAAGCATCCGGCTAAGCTAAGAGACGAGGTATGCTCACCTGGCGGTACAACCATAGAAGGAGTCGCTGCCTTGGAAAAATCAGGGCTTAATGGAATAGTTATAGATGCTGTGGAAGCATCGGTAACCAAGTTTTTAAGGATGCAAAGCGAAGCAGGGAAATAA